In the genome of Cynocephalus volans isolate mCynVol1 chromosome 10, mCynVol1.pri, whole genome shotgun sequence, the window CAGATAGACACAGTTTCAGCCTGTCTGAGCCTCTCGTGTTAGTGGTACGGTGATCCCTCGCAAGTCTCCAGAGTTCCACACGCTGCGTaaccgtccttccttccttcccccggCAGCTGCAGTTGTCaccctctgggaagccttctctgaccttcCACTGGGTCAGGGGCCTCCTCTGAGAAGCAGGGCTGTCATCTTCACTCCAGCAAGACTGAGACCTCCAGTGGGGTCTGTGTCTCACGCATCCTCCTAACCGTGCACAGGGTCCAAAGGGGACCCCTTTATTCACTGGCTACAATTTACAGAATCTATGCTATGCGTTGGGTTCTGTGCTAGGAGCTGAGGATGTAGCAGTGAACAAGACGAAGATGTGTACCCTGCCCTCCTAGAGTCCACAGTCTGATTGCGAGGATTGAAGGCTGACAAAAACGGTAAGTTCTATTCAGGACTTAAACAAGATGGTTAGAGTCTTAAGGGTGAGAGTGGGTGGAGGAGTTGGTAGCTTTAGTTGGAGGGACAGGTGATTGAGGAAGGATGCTAAGGAGGTGAGATTTGAGCCAAGACCAGAAGACTGAGAAAGAGCCCATATGTGAAGATCTGGGGGGTTGGTCATTCCACCCGCACTGAGAGAGTGCACGGCcactgcaaaggccctgaggctggaaaTGAGCCTACTTATTGCAGGAACAGAACATCCTCGATATTCCCACTTGGATCTCAAAGTCGCCCAGTCAGTTGATCCTCCTGCATCTCAGCAAATGGCCCCACCCTCCACTCATCTACTAGGGGAAAAACTGGGGAGTTGAGCTATCAAGCTTCATCAGTTTTCCCTTCTCTCATGCCCCACATCCATCCATCAGCATATCTGCCAAGCTCACCTATAAAATAGGTCCCAATTCCAAATGCTTTTCCTCACAGGTCCCCACAGCCTCCCCACTAGTCTTCCTCCCCTACAGTCCGTCTCCTAGCTGAGGCTAGCAAGCTCTTTAAACATAAATCAAATATGTCATTTAGACATAAATTAGACACATCATTGTTAAAACCCTCTAGTTGTGGCTTCCCCTTCAGAGTAAAATCCAGGCTCTTCACCATGGCCTTCAAGGGTGCCTGCTGACCTCCCTGCCTCCATCTCCCACCACACTTGccctccctcactcccacccCTCCAGCTACACGGACCTCTTTGCTGTTCCCAGAACCCACCAAGCTCTTTCCTGATCAAGGACCCATGAACCTGCTGTTCCCTGTGTCTGGAACatccccttccccagctcctcctcctcctttgagCCTCAGTACAAATATCACCTCTGGGAGTCCTGCCCTGTCTACCCCTCTCACCTTTACctcgattttatttatttacttttgttttggcagctgaccacagcgggggatccaaacccttgaccatggtgttaccagcactatgctctaaccaagtgagctaaccagccaccccttaCCTGGATTTTACTCTTCATTCCTGTtctctttcaaatgttttctctttccctaATACATGTTATTCGTTGTTGCCTTTCTTTCTATGACTAGAATgacagctccatgagggcaggattTTGTCGTTTCACTGCTAGTTTGTGCTTTTTgtacagtgctgggcacatgtTAGATCTCAGCAAATATACTTAAGGGccaaattgtgtccccctaaaattcatatgttgaagccctaactctccgtacctcagaatgtgattgtgtttggagacagggtctttaaagaggtgataaAGTAAAATCAGGCTGTTAGGGTAGGTGCCAGTCCAATCTGACCAGTacccttaaaagaagaggaaatgtgggtATACTAAGAGATACCAGggatgtgcacacacagaaaaaagactgtgtggacacagcaagaagatggccatcCACAAGTCCgggagagaagcctcagaagaaCCAAACCTGCCGGaactggcctgtggctcactcgggagagtgtggtgctgataacaccaaggccacgggttcggatccctatatagggatggccggttgctcacctgggagagcgtggtgctgacaacaccaagtcaagggttaagatccccttactggtcatctttaaaaaaaaaagaagaaccaaaCCTGCCaagaccttgatcttggatttctagtctccaaaattgtgagaaaataatttctgtggttttgtgtgtgtgtgttttgtgttttttctatttcaatattttttactgAGGGCTATAAATATatctaaaaagataaataaattatatgaagAACTTTCTTTAACTGCACTGTTTTTCTTCACAATGGCCTTCAAATCACAGGAAGCAGTGATTctgtttttggcaactggccagtacggtgatccaaacccttgaccttggtgttataaaggctgtgctctaaccaactgagctaactggccagccccatttccttttcttttattacaCACTGCAAGGTTTCTGAACCAGTATCCCCACCCTCAGTCTTCTCATTTATAAATCAAATCTGAGGGGctggcctgtgactcacttgggagagtgtggtgctgataacaccaacaccacggtttcggatccctatataggcatggctggtttgctcacttgggagagcgtggtgctgacagcaccaagtcaggggttaagatccatTTActgctcatcttttaaaaaataaataaatcaaatcaaatcaaatctgggctggccggttagctcagttggttagagtgcagccttataacctcaAGGTCATGGTTTGGATCcatataccagccagctgccaaaaaaaaaaagtataaatcaaactcattttttttttttttacaaagataaccggtaaggggatcttaacccttgacttggtgttgtcagcaccacgcttacccagtgagctaaccggccatccctatataggatccgaacccgcagccttggtgttattagcaccacgctctcccgagtgagccacgggccggccctcaaactCATTTTCAGtccattgtttattttattttattttttaaaaagatgaccggtaaggggatcttaacccttgacttggtgttgtcagcaccacactctcggGCCGGCTCCTCAATCCATTGTTTAGAGGgagcatatttttttctgttccacaAAGAGGACTTTTTTCTTCACAACTGGATCATGATGCAGGAGAGTCAGGATCTCCCATAGTCAACTCCTGGTGTTGAAGGACAGTCCTGTCCAGCTTGGCTCATCATCTACCAGAATGGTTCTGTTTTTCATTAGCTTTAATCCAACAAAAAACTACTCTTACGGGTTTCTTATGTTGGGTTATAAGCAAAGGCTGCTTTAGAATTTTCTTGGACTTGCTCCTGACAAAGGAGACCGTGGAGAGGGGCATGGCAACCACAACTGTGCAGTCTCTGTAACGCAGATTTCTGTagtttaagccacctggtttgtggtattttgtcatggcagcctgagcagactaatacaagctgaacgaatgaatgaacacaAGAGCATCAGAGTGATCCACGAggaatgagggagggagaggttAAGAAAGAAATTCAGACAGCCCAGACCAGGCACCCTGGTGGGCTGTGGTGAGGAGGTTGGGTTTTATTCTAAGAGTCTGGGAAACCACTGGagagttttcatttccttttttgtttttggcagccgGCCAGTACGGAAATCCCATTGGAGAGGTTTTTTTTGAAGTCCATGgaaagaaagatttgtattatctttcaattctatttttccacgaacttattttattatttttatttatttattggcaggtGGCCAGTACAGGAGCACTGGAGAGTTTTCAAAAAGGGATtgagaggggccgagcccgtggctcactcgggagagtgtggcgctgggagcgccgaggccgcgggttcagatcccatatagggatggccggtttgctcactgggtgagcgtggtgctgacaaaaagGGATTGAGAGTTATTTTTTAACAGATCCTGCTGGCTGCCTTAAGAAcagcaggggaggggacagggcagagggTAAGCTGGACACCAGGCCATAGGTGACTGCACTGGTCCAGGTGAGTAAAGATGCAGGCAGGACCAGGTGGTATGAACGGTGAGAGAAGAGACTGGACTGAGAACCTAATCTGCAGGCTGATCTGATGGCTCTTGAGATAGGATGAAGTGTGGGGAcaccagaagaaagagaagaataaaggaGCTAGAGATTTGGCCTGAGCAGTTGGATGGACAGTGATGAACTTTACTTTGAGGAGGTGCGGGGAGGCAGGGGCAGAAGGTCTGGGGGGAACATAATCCAGGGTCCTGCTTGGCTGAGTTGGGTGAGAGACGCCTGAGAGGCGTTTTGACGTCTGGAGGAGGGAGACAAGTCCTCAGGTCTGGGGTTCAGGGAAGAGGCAGTTGGGACAGAGACAGAGGCCCCATTAACATAAGCAAGTGGATCGGGTCATCTGGTTGAAATCCTGGGCAGTGAGTGTAGACAGAGAAGGAGAGCAGGGCTGTACCCAAGCCCAGCCACACTCCACCTGATGGGTGGCAGAGGCTGGCAAAGGAGGCACGTTGGGGACAGCAGGGGATACATCAGGTCAGACAGAGGCCAGGCCCCTGAACTCCCCCAGCCAAGCTGCCTAGCCCAAGGGGACCCAGGTGACGTGACACCAGGATAGCTGCAGGACCTTCTAGGGCAGGGACCCCCTCGGCCAAGgcagctgctgctactgctgctggtgACATTTCACTCCATGAGCCCCTGACTGTCCTAGCTTCAAAGTCTCtccaggggtgggagagggagaagagggggtTGGAGAGGCCAGGTCGGTGTGGGGGAGGGAGTCAGAGCGGGGCGGCCGCTGGAGGATCAGGCAGCCAGGCGTCTTCAGCCAGAGTCCTCAGCTGAGGTACGTGGATCTGACAGCGGTCTAGGAACAGCCATCCCTATCCCACAGACCCCAGGGGACGTGGGAGGAGGTGTGGGGGCCCTTGGGATGCCCTAGGCTCAGAGTCAGGTTGGGCCAGCTGTCCACAGCCTTGGCCACCCTCCCCCAGATGTCCGGCAAGTTGGCCATTGGCAGCGACATCGGGCAGGCCCGCCGGGCAGTAGAGCAGCTGCGGATGGAGGTGGGCATCGACCGTGTGAAGGTGAGAGTCACAGAGGACATGGGAGGCGGGGTGAGGTGGGCACACCTGGGCGAGGGGCAGGTGGACAGCCTCAGTCTGGCTGACCGAATATGTCTGCAGGTGTCCAAGGCGGCCGCCGACCTGCTGCAGTTCTGCACCGAGCAGGCCAAGAGTGACCCCTTTCTCATGGGCATCCCAGCCGCCACCAACCCCTTCAAGGAGAAGAAGTCCTGTGCCATTCTGTGACCCCACGACAATGCCACCTAGTGAGCCCAGCAACCCAGAGGGCCTCAATAAACATGAAATGAATGCTCCTCAGGGCATGGCTTGGCCAGGCTGAGACTGGGGCCCAAGGAGGACTGCAGGCTGGCAGGGGACAGGCACACACCTGgcccatcctccctccccagcccaccctcaGGTTCATGGCCAGGGCAAAGCATGCACACACCCTGGAGCCCTGGCCCAAAGAACAtactcctcccttcctttcccctcccccacacctaaGGGGTGGCCCACGTGGAAGGACTGCCGGAGGTGGGACAGGTGACACTCGGGAggtggtcccactcccacagcGCAGGTGCACATCCAAGGTTCAAGTCACACTCTACACACCCACAAGCATCACACGCCACACACACTTCTCACACAGGAGCCCATGATCCTCAGACTCTccctcttacacacacacacacagagggcaGCAGCTGATATGCTCTAATGCCGTCTCTCACACTCACCTCCAACCCGCCCTGCAGCATCCCAGCCCCTTGGCCACCCCAAGCTCATGCTCCAGGCCCAGATGCCAGTACAGTACATCAGGTTTATTTCTCGTGCGCTCTCAACGGAGAGCGGGGTGTCTAAGTCATAACAAAACCAGGACCTGAGGGTGGGAGCAGGTCCACGGATGGGCCACAACCCAAACTTCACCTCCCAGGGCAGGGGGACCAACCCAGGGCCCCTGCCTGATGGTGGCCCAGGCTCCTTGCGCCCAAGGCCTGCAGGACGGGGACAGAGGCAGCACCAACAAGGGGGAAGGTCCCCAAGAACAGAGGCCGAGGTCCAGCCTGCTGGCCGGCAGTAACCACATCCACATCCGCCTGCTTAGGCCTGTAGCCTCCAGACCTCCAGCGACAGGCCCCCTGAGGCAGCCACCACCAGGTTGCCCTCAGCACAGATCTGGGAGGGCAGGAACATGGGGAGTCAGGGGGTGGCACTCTGAGCTGGCCAGGCAGGGTGTGCAGGGCAGGGCCTTACCCCATTCAGCACATTGTGGTGGCTTCGGGTGCAGATAGTCTTTGGTGGGTCTGTGGGCACGTGCACCTGGTGATGGGCAACAGACAAAGGTCAAGGTGGGCccctggtgggtgggggtgggggtgggcaacTGTTCTCAGGAAAGGAGCTGGGCTGGAGCCTCACCCGGATGGTCTTGTCAGTGGATGTGGTATACAAGGCTCCGAGCGAGTGTTTGATCCCCGTGATTTGAGACCTGTGGCCCACGTCAAAGGACTACGGGAGGGGGGACGAATGACACTCAAATGAGGCTCTACCAAGGCCAGCCCCCCACACCACCAGGGAGGAAGGAGACCCAGGGGCGAGAGATGGGCAGGGGCAAGGGCCCTGGCAGACCCGGACAAGCTGGAAGCAGCCATTGTGGTTGGCGAAGACGTGCAGCAGGCCCTGGTTGTCACCGGCCCAGAGCTGAGGCTCCTGGTAGGACATGCAGAGCAAGTAGGAGTCCAGCTGTGGGAGGGACATGAGACAAAGCAGTTCAGGCTGGGCCAGGATGGGCTGCAGCCCCAGTCCCTCGGGCCCCCGGGGGGGGCCCACCTGCAGCCGCTGCAGGATGCTGTTGGCTCGGCGGTCGAACACCACCAGGGTGTGGTCCTCGCTGCCCGAGATGATGTGCCGGTCATCCGCCAGCAGTGCCAGCACAGCACTGGAGTGCAGTCGCCGGCTCTTCAGCAGGGCCGGGCCCGCTTCACAGGGGATGGGCCAGGGAGGAGGGGGACATCAGAGCCCTTCGGAGGCCCCCTGGCCCACCCGAGGCTCTCAGGCCTCCATGTTCTCTGGCAAAACCCTCAGTCTGCTCGGTCCCCTGCCCCACAGGTGACCCGTCTCTCCTTTCCCACCCCAGgcctctgcccctccctgccccatcccaTCTCCCTCCTCCAGTTCTGTCTGTTCCTTTCAGTACAGAGTCACATTTGAAACGCCTTCGCCTGCAGGTGGGCCTGAGATAtgtccccaccctccacccccactagGGCTCTGCCTGGACAAGGCTCACTGGCTTTTcaattaaacaaaataagaacaaataagTAAGTAAACGAAGAGGCCTATGTGTGAGGCAGTGTTGGTTATAGGTGTCTTATGTAAACCAAC includes:
- the GNG14 gene encoding putative guanine nucleotide-binding protein G(I)/G(S)/G(O) subunit gamma-14 isoform X3; the protein is MVLPALCSNQMSGKLAIGSDIGQARRAVEQLRMEVGIDRVKVSKAAADLLQFCTEQAKSDPFLMGIPAATNPFKEKKSCAIL
- the GNG14 gene encoding putative guanine nucleotide-binding protein G(I)/G(S)/G(O) subunit gamma-14 isoform X1, producing MVLPALCSNQMSGKLAIGSDIGQARRAVEQLRMEVGIDRVKVRVTEDMGGGVRWAHLGEGQVDSLSLADRICLQVSKAAADLLQFCTEQAKSDPFLMGIPAATNPFKEKKSCAIL
- the GNG14 gene encoding putative guanine nucleotide-binding protein G(I)/G(S)/G(O) subunit gamma-14 isoform X2, producing MSGKLAIGSDIGQARRAVEQLRMEVGIDRVKVRVTEDMGGGVRWAHLGEGQVDSLSLADRICLQVSKAAADLLQFCTEQAKSDPFLMGIPAATNPFKEKKSCAIL